One Marmota flaviventris isolate mMarFla1 chromosome 16, mMarFla1.hap1, whole genome shotgun sequence DNA segment encodes these proteins:
- the Serpinb2 gene encoding plasminogen activator inhibitor 2, producing the protein MEDLYVANTIFALNFFKHLAKVSPTQNVFFSPWSISSTMAMVYLGSRGNTEDQIAKVLQFDKVGNYSMASGAPQNLTGCDFMQQIQKGNYPDAILQAQVRDKVHSSFHSISSDINATTGDYLLESVSKLFGEKSARFKEEYMQLCKKYYSTEPQAVDFLECAEEARKKINSWVKTQTKGRIPNLLPEGSVDAETRMVLVNAVYFKGKWKIPFEKKLNGLYPFRVNMTQHVPVQMMHLHEKLNIGYIADLKAQILELPYDGDVSMFLLLPDEVANESTGLELLESEITYDTLNKWTSKDTMAEDDVEVFIPQFKLEERYKLKSILRSMGMEDAFNKGQANFSGMSEGNDLYLSEVFHQATVDVNEEGTEAAAGTGAIMTGRTGHGGPQFVADHPFLFFIMHKITKSILFFGRFSLPSN; encoded by the exons ATGGAAGACCTTTATGTGGCAAACACCATCTTTGCCCTCAATTTCTTCAAGCATCTGGCAAAAGTGAGTCCCACCCAGAATGTCTTCTTCTCTCCATGGAGCATCTCCTCCACCATGGCCATGGTCTACCTGGGTTCCAGGGGCAACACTGAAGACCAGATAGCCAAG GTGCTTCAGTTTGACAAAGTTGGAAACTACAGTATGGCGTCAGGGGCCCCGCAGAATCTCACTGGTTGTGACTTCATGCAGCAGATACAGAAGGGAAATTATCCTGATGCCATTTTGCAG GCGCAAGTGAGGGACAAAGTCCACTCATCCTTCCACTCCATCAGCTCAGACATCAACGCAACCACAGGGGATTACTTATTGGAAAGTGTCAGTAAGCTGTTTGGCGAGAAGTCTGCAAGATTCAAGGAA GAATACATGCAACTCTGTAAGAAATATTACTCAACAGAACCCCAGGCAGTAGACTTCCTGGAATGTGCAGAAGAAGCCAGAAAAAAGATTAATTCCTGGGTCAAGACTCAGACAAAAG GCAGAATCCCAAACCTGTTACCTGAAGGCTCTGTAGATGCGGAGACCAGGATGGTCCTGGTGAATGCAGTCTACTTCAAAggaaagtggaaaattccatttgAGAAGAAACTCAACGGGCTTTATCCTTTCCGCGTGAACATG ACTCAGCATGTACCGGTACAGATGATGCACTTGCACGAGAAGCTGAACATTGGATACATAGCGGACCTGAAGGCTCAGATTCTGGAACTCCCATATGATGGGGATGTCAGCATGTTCCTGTTGCTTCCAGATGAAGTTGCCAATGAGTCCACTGGCCTAGAGTTG CTGGAAAGTGAAATAACTTATGACACACTCAACAAGTGGACCAGCAAAGACACAATGGCTGAAGATGATGTGGAGGTCTTCATTCCTCAGTTCAAACTGGAAGAGCGCTACAAGCTCAAGTCCATTCTGAGAAGCATGGGCATGGAGGATGCCTTCAACAAGGGCCAGGCCAATTTCTCAGGAATGTCTGAGGGGAATGACCTGTACCTTTCTGAGGTGTTCCATCAAGCCACCGTGGATGTCAATGAGGAGGGCACTGAAGCAGCAGCTGGCACTGGGGCCATTATGACGGGGAGGACTGGTCACGGTGGCCCACAGTTTGTGGCAGAtcatcctttccttttctttatcatgcacaaaataaccaagagCATCCTGTTTTTTGGCAGATTTTCCTTACCTTCTAATTGA